Below is a window of Mesomycoplasma bovoculi M165/69 DNA.
GAAGTTGTTGCTAAAAATGGTGGTATTTATGTTAAATTTAAATATACTGATCCAACAACACAAAAGACAACTATAGGGAATAACTATTATAAAATTTCAAATTTTACAGTTTCAAATTCTGCTTTTAAAACAGATTTTAATTTTACCAACCCAAATCTAAAAACTGTTTTTGAATCAGCGAATTCTGTAGAGCGAACAAGAAAAATAGAGTTTTATTTTAAAGATCAAAGTTGAAATTATAATGATAAAGATGGAAGTGCTAATTGAACCCTAAAGAAAAAATATCTTGATAAAACATTTTTTCAAAATAATCCATCTAAACGTAAAATTAAACTCACAATTTTAGGAGATACATTGGTTCAAGATGACTTTAGGCTATCAAGATTCATTGATAGAAGTCAAATTCATGGAAATTATAGCTCTCCTTATACAGTTACAATTGATTTTGAAAAATTGATGAGTGAAAAAACTGAAACTGTAAGTTTTAAGACCTATCAATATTCAATTGATGGTCACAGACATGCTCCAGAGTTGCAATTAAATTTAACAGCAACACTACTTGACAATCATGATATAAATTTCAAATTATCTCTTGCTGATCCAACTTATAAATTAGTTGTTGGTAATCCTTATTTCTATATGTTATCACCTTCTGAAGTTTTCGGTTCCCGCTTTGGTGAATTTAAAAATGACCAAGCCTTTTTATTAAATTATTATGGTGCTTCTGTAGAAATTAGTTACACAAATGCTGAACAACATGAAGAATTTACAACTGAAGATACCCAAACCAATCAATTTAATTACAAAGAACTTGACTTTAGTCAAGAAAATCAACCAATTACTTTCTACAATCCAGAATCAACACTTAATTCTGATGAGTATAATCCAAACCAAAATGTTAATTATGAACTTCATAATGGTTATTTAATGGATCAAGAATATATTCACAGTGGTTGAAAAAATAATGAATTAGTTAAACAAGCACGTGCTCGTGAATTTGCTTTTAGTTTTGGAACTGGGACAGAACTCGCTAAAGTAAGTAATGATCCAAAAGATTTGACATTCTATGGTATTTCAAACCGTCATATTGTCAAAGTTAATAGTTGGAAGGATTTAAGAACTCCCGCTGGTTATCAAGGTCGAAGTTACTTTACCAAACCATCAGATAAATTCCAAAATGATGTAAATACTGGTTATTCATATTGAGGTGGTGGTCAAGTTGGTAGAAATATGAAATTACAGGTAATTTGAACTGGAATTGAGCAAACTAATAAAAATGGAGTACCTACTGGTTCTGGAAAAGAAAATATCGATGCTACTGTATTTTCATTTAATGTTAAACCAATGATTGATGATGCTCGTAAATGAGGTCGAATGGAACTTGTTAAATGATTTGAAGATTTAGCAAAATTACCAGATGTTAAGTTTAATACTAGTTGGAAAAAACAAGGTATAAGTCTAAATCCTGATGTACGAAGATATGCCATTATCGGTTTCCCATATGGAAAACAAGCGGGATACTATATTAATAGAGTTAAAAATGCACAAGATACAATTAGTTTAGCTCACGCTAACAATTATGTACAAACCTTTTACAATGCTGGAAACTCTGGAACTGGAATTTTAGGTTCAGGTGATGAATATGTTGCAACAATCAACTCTGGAGTGCCACTTACTGGCTTACAAGGTTGAAAATATGATACTCCTAATTTCAATTATTTTGGAATTAACTTTGATGGAGAACATCCACTTGATCTTAAAAACACCAATTCATTAGCAGCAGAAATCATTCGTCGTCATTTAGAAAAACCACTAGATTATAAATTACCATGATTCTTTCATAACTTCAAAGGTTATACAAAACAAAATAAATAAAATAATTTTTAAAACAAAACCTGGAAATTCTCTAGGTTTTGTTTTTTTAAAATGTTGAAGTTACAAAATTTTAATTAAAAAATTAAATTTAATATTTTTTTTGGTATAATTTTGGAGATAAAGGCAAATTATGCAAAAAAAATTTATGGAGTTTTGAAAGGACTTAAAATCACTTATTGATAATATAAGTGAAAAAATTAAGCAATTGTGTGTAGACACAATTGAGTTTTTTAAGCATACTTTTGAAGTCAAAGTCTCCAAAATTTTTAAATACCCAATTCACAAATTTTGCATCTTTGCAAATAAAAAAATCAAAGAAACAAAAGATATATTGTTTTTTTACTTCTTTTTATTTAATAAAAACTTGTATTTTCAATTTCGCCACAGCATAACTGAATAATTATTTTTAAATAATTATTATATATAAATATTATTTCAACTTATTTTTGCAATTAGTTGAACTTTTGCCTTTATTTATATAGATGTTTTTAAACATTATTTAGTTATAGGAGCTAATTATGAAAAAAAGCTTTATTTTAAATAAATCAGTTAAAGGTTTGATTGGAGCAGCACTACTCAGCTCAACTGTACTTGTTATTGCAGCTTGCAATATTAATCAAAATAATGATAACAAATCAACACAATTTAACTCAAGTCACAAAATTCAAAAAACTTTAATTAAAAAAGTTAAATATTTAGCAATTGGTGATTCAGTAACTGCTGGATTCAACTTAGACAACAGAATTGATTCACGTGGAAATATGGAAAATGGCCAAGTTAGTGGTCTTTCTTATCCAGCCTTTTTTGCACACTATTTGCAACAAATCAACCACGATTCACTAGTTAGTTTTGATAATTTAGCTCTTTCTGGAACCACTGTTAAAAATTGATTATATTTGCTTGATCCTGAAAACTCTGAATATAAAAAATTTGATAAAACATTTTTAAAATATGCAAATAACATTGATAAATTAACTAACTCACCTTATGGCAAACAAATTAGTGATGTTTTTGGTAATTTTAACTCAGAAAAATACCCGGTTTTTATTCAAAAAATTAAAGAGGCTAACTTATTAACATTTACTTTAGGAGCAAATGATTTATTTCAATCCTTGAATTTATCATATTTAACTTCTTTGACTGATAATCCAGGTTCTAAAGCTGTTATTGCAGAGCAAATTCAACGTGATGTAGCCAAAGCTCTTGCAGATATTAAAGCCAACTTGACCAAATTTATTGCCAAGTTAAAAGAAATTAATCCAGATCTTAGCATTAATATTTTAGGTTACCAAGATCTTAGCAGTAGTGCTATTAAATTTGTTAGTTCCTTGCTCAAAAATGAATTTGGTTTTACCCAAGATTTTGGTCATACCATTATTTCATCACTAAATAAAAACATCAAAGAAGTTGCTTCTCATGAAGAAATTAACTACATCGATCCTTATGACCAAAATGATTGACAAAACAACAAAATTTTTGGTGTTGATCTTGACATCCACCCCTCTGTCAAAGGTTATAAAAAAATGGCTCAAGCACTACTTTATAAGTTAGCGCTTGACCAAAGCAATCTTATTAATCTCAAAGGTGTAGACATTGATTTTCTAGAAAAAAGCAAAGGTGATTATGCACGTGTTTTAGATATTGCTTCAAATCAAGATATTGTTAGCAAAGTTAGTGATGCATCTGTGCTTGAAACTTCAGAATTTGAGACTCAAAATGAGCAAAAATTAACATCTTATCAAGCTAGCGCACAAAACATGTTTGTGGCCTTTTTAGACACAAATAGTGTGATTGAAAAATGAATGATTAACATACTTTCTAAAAGTGGTGATTTCCAATCAATTGCAAAAGTATTTTTAAAACAAAATACAGCAGATGCTCGTAACAAAACTAGAGAGTTTTTAAAAGAATTAGTTCAAAGTCCAATTTTGAGTCAAATTCTTGAAGCACTGAGATCTTATATTGAAGAAGTTAAAGAGAAAAATTTGTGAGATAAAATTACTTTTGATTCCATCATTGATGGTGTCAGTCGGAAATTTTTATTAGAAGGTGGACTACCTGCACTTATTAATTTTGTGCTTAGCAACAAATGAGTTTCACAACAGCCACAAGTTTTAAAAGATGCATTATTTAAAACAGTTTTTGGCAGCACATCAATTCAAAATCGGGTATTATCACTTTTTGGTGATGATAACATTGATAGTAATGATTGAAGAGTTATTTTTGAATTTGACTCTACAAAAGCTTTATTTAGTAAAGTTTTAGATGAGCTTTTAGACAATGGTGCAACTTATAAAAACTCAACTAATTTTGCTGATTTGGTGACCAATTTTGTCAAAAACGATGCTAATCAAAGTGTAATTATCGACTTTGTGCAAAACTTTACAACAGAAGCTCTCAAACAACCTGTTTTCACCACTTTGCTAGTTGATTTAATTGATAAACAAGTCAACATAAAACTTAGTGAAGAAGAAAAAAATGGCATTAGTTCAGCACTACTAGGTATTTCTGAAAACATTACTTCAACAAGAACCTTTAAAAATCTTGCTAAAACCATTGCCATTAGTTTGACAAATGGTTTAAAAAATATTAATTCCAATTTTGACAAAACTGAGCTAACTGATTTATTTGTTGGCACAATGGCCACCAGTTTTAAAAACTTTTTTAGCGACAAGTCCAACTTACTTATATTAGTTCAAGACTTATTGCAAAGTAAATTAAATGAAAAACAAGTAGAATTTTTATCTAAATTATTACAAAAATTATCTTCTATAATTCCTAGTTTAGAACTTTCTACTTTTTATAGCACTAGTGCTAAAAACTATAGTGTTGTAAAAATTATCTTTGACAGTGCTAAAGAATTTTTACAAGAAGATAGTTTCAAACAAATCAATAAACTTTTTGAAACAGCACTCAAAGACTTTTTTATCACCCATCGTGATAAATACAGCAGCTCTATCGACTTTGATAGTTTTGTGTTTCAATTAGTTGCTAACAATGCTGATGAACTTAAAGAAATTATTTATAATTTCTTACTTAGTCAAGGCAAAAAAGATAATTTTAGTTCTGCAGTTGGAACTTTATTGTCTGGACTTTTGGATAAATATAATTACAAATCTGAAACCAAGAGTACTATTGCCAAAATTATTACAGGAATTTTAGAAGATTTTGCAAAACATGACAAAGAAGCTAATAAAGATAACATTATAACTTTATTATTAGACAAATTTGTCAAAGAAATGAAGGACTATGTTACCAAAAATAACGCAGGACAAGACTTAGCAAAAGATGGCTACAATAAAAGTTCAGATACAAACGGTCAAACTAAATATGCAGATCAATATTTAACATTACGTCGTAAACTAAACTTTAATGACTTTTTAGCTCAATTTGGCCAAAATACATTAAAAGATTCATCCTTTTTATATAGCACTTTAAAATCATTTGCTCGTGTTTTTGAAACAGGTCAAAACAAATTAACTACTGATGAATTAGCAAATGCTATTTTTGATATCCTACATTCCAAACCAGTGCTAGAATATTTCAAAAATATTATTCCAGCTGGTAATGATGAACAGCTAAGACAAGAACTTGCAAATATTATTGAGAAGTTTTTAAATTCTAATGCCTTTCTTGAACTCTTAAAAGGTGGGATGGAGTTTATTTTTAACACAAAGAATCTTGAACAACACAAAACCTTATCAGATCTTTTACTTGCATTTTTAAAAGAAAAACATGACTTGGTTGAAAAAGCTATAGCTATCTTTATTACAAGTGATGATGGTTCTAGTTCTCTTAACAATATTTTAGATAGATTACTTAAAGCAAATGATATTAGTTTAGAAAGCTCTAATTTAGAAACTTTACAACAAATTATTAAAGATTTTGCACACCAAACAAGTTTGGCAATTCAAAATAAAACTCAGGACAATTATAAACCACTAACAATTAATGCAGCAATTAGTTTTGTTATTACAAAATTATTTAGTAGTAATCAACAAGAGTTTAATAATAGTTTAACAGACTTAGTTTCTAGTTTTGTTTATGATATTAGTCATATTTATTTTAAAAATCCGACAGATTCACAACATACTAAAATTAATGCAGGAAAACTTTTAACTTTAGTAAAAGGATTTTTAAATACTCAATTTGCAACTAAAGCATTTAACGAAAAATTTGGCACAGAAACAGGTCCGCAAATTAAGGCACTCATTTCATCATTCCTTGATATTCCTGGTACACAAACATTTTTAACTAAAATTTTTGAATTGATTGCAAAACAACAAGTTGAGCAAAATAAATCATTATTTGAAGTTTTGAAAGAAGTTGTAAATGATCAAGAATTCAAAAAGATTTTTGTTGACTTTATCAAATCAATTAATAATAATGAACTTGCAAGCAAACTTAAACCAGTTTTAGGTAAATTATTAGGCGTTGAGCTAGATGATCAACAAATTGCTTCATTTTTAAAATGAGTTAAATTAATTTTAACTGATAATATTGATGCTAAAACTCATAACTATAAAGATGGGAATGATTTAATTAATACAATTATAAAAGTTTTAAATGGTTTATTTGAAGCAAGAAAGAATAATAACAATTTTGATTTTGCAGAATTACAAAAACATTTTGGAACAGAAGAATTTATAGTTAATTTTATTAAACAATTAGCTGCAACTTTTGGTAGTGGTGAAAAAGAAGAAGATAAAGTTAATGATGAAGATAGAAAACATATTGGACAATTAGTTATATCTATTTTAAAATCTTCATTTATTGCAAAGACAATTGATAGTATGGATTTATCTAGTCTACGCACATATTTGGGTGAAGAATATGACACAGATGTGAATCATATAAAAGGATTTATTAAAAAATTAATTTCACAAGAAGGAAATGTAGATTTTATAGTAAATCTTTTGAATGAAGTTGGTAAAAATATTGATAAATATAAAGATGCCACAAGTATTGTTGACCTTTTACGAAAAATTATTCAAAATAACAAACAACTAATTGAAGAATATTTATGACAACTAATTGATTTTGCTGTTAATGATGCTGATATGGGCAAAATTTTTGCAAAAATTATTGCAAAACAACTTAAATTAGATACAGCTGAAATGCAAGAAGCAGATTATAATTTTATTAGTGGTTTTTTAAAAGGTTTAATTGATCGTGGTAAACAATCACAAATTGTTACAACAATTTTAGATGAAGTAGTAGATCAAATAGGCAAAAGTACAGAAACACAATTTGATTCTAATTTTTTCACCAACATATTTAATTCAATTTCAGGTGCAAAATTATTTAATTTTGATTTTGTTATTAAAATTGACAATGAGCTTAAACAACAAGCAACACCCGTTTCATCTGATGAGCAATGAAAAAAATTAGATGGGAAAACTGATAAATCTCCATTTACTGCAAAAGAATTTGCGGAGTTTTTTGACACTATTTTAGTTAAGGCGCCACAATGAAATAAAAATAAACAAGATAGTGGTTCAGTGATTTTGAAAGGATTAAACAATATACCATATACAGGATTTAATTTTATTGATGTAATTTTTAGTGGCGGAAGTTCTGCTAAGGGTGCAAAAACACAATTGTCATCAATAGCAGATATATTTAAACAAGTTTATTTAAGTGTAAAAGACAAAGTTAATTATAGTAATTTTAAAGATACTGCAGAAGGTAGAACATTATATCGTTTAATGTTTTTAACACTATTTTATGCTTGAGAATCTCAATTTAAAAATGCAAGTTATTTTATTTATTCTGTTGGATTTTATGGAGGCTTTGGAGAAACATCAACAGCAAGTGGTCAAATTATAAAAGCATTTAAAGATGCACTTCCTAATGGTAGTGATAAGAGTGAATATGACAAGTTTATTGATGCTTTAAAAGGTGACCCTTGAAAGAAACCTAATCATTGATGAGAAATTGGTAGTTGATATAAAGCGTATAATGTAAAACCAAGTGATATGCTAACAATGATTTATTACAACACAAGTAGTAATCCTTTTACTAACACAAAAACAAAGCAAGCAGCCAAGACAGAAGAACCCACACTAAAAGACCAAATTCTCGAACAAATTCGCCAAGGTTCTTTTGATGGTTGGGAAAATCCAAAATCTTAATAACCCCAACTAATAATAAAGTCAAATTTATTATTAGTTTTTTAAAAGTAATAGAAAATAAGTAAGATAAATAATACAAATAAAAAAAATAATTGGCAAGTTTTAAAGGAAAATATGAAAATTTTTAATACTTTAAAATCACTTACAAATTATATTAAAGAACAAAGTATGCAATTGTATACAAAAGCAATTGAGTTTTTCAAATCAATGTTTAAAGTTAAAAAAAGAGCACAACCAAAATTGTGTAAGTGCAAATTTTTTCTAATATTAACTATTATTGCTTCAAAGGTAAAAATGCTCAAAGTTTTTTCTATCTTTGAACTTTTAAACCACTTTTACTTTCAATTTAATCCTATTATATAAGTTTGAAAAGTTATTTTAAAACTATATGTTTATTTAGTATTTTTTAAACTTAGTTAGGAGCATTATGAACAAAGACAAAAAGTTTATTTTACACAAACCTATTAAGGTATTGCTTGGAACTGCGGCTATAGGTGTTGCTACATGTGTGGTGGCGGCTTGCAATGTTCGCAAAAGTGAAGAACATGTTGGAGCTAAAGAATTAGAAGCAGTCAAGTATGAAAACACTTTAGTAAAACAAGTTAAGTATTTAGCGATCGGAGACTCGCTAACAGCTGGTTTTAATTTAGATAGTGGAGTTGACTCACGTGGTAATTTAGTTAATAAAACAGTTAGTGGACTGTCATATCCAGCCTTTTTTGCGCACTATTTGCAAAAAATTAACCCTGACTCTCTAGTTACTTTTGATAATTTAGCTCTTTCTGGAACCACTGTTAAAAATTGACTTTATTTGCTTGAGCCTCAAAATAGTACTTATGCCAAGTTTGATAAAACATTTTTAAAATATGCAAATAACATTGATAAATTAACTAACTCACCTTATGGCAAACAAATTAGTGATATTTTTGGCAACTTTGACTTGCCAGATTATCCCAAATTTGTCCAAAAAATTAAAGATGCTAACTTATTAACATTTACTTTAGGGGCAAATGATTTATTTCAATCACTTAATTTATCATATTTAACATCTTTGTCAGATAATCAAAGTTTTAAAACTGTTTTGGCTAACAAAGTCAAACAAGATATTGCAAGAGCGCTAGTTGAAATTAAAGCTAATTTAACTAAATTAGTTGAAAAATTAAAAGAGATTAATCCTAAACTTAAAATTAGTGTTTTAGGTTATAAAGATTTAAATAACACTGCCATTAAATTTATCAGCTACTTGCTCAAAAATGAGTTTGGTTTTGAACTTGAATATGGACATTCAGTAATTGCTGAACTAAACAAAAATACTCAAGAGATGGCTTTAGAAAAAGGAATTAATTATATTGATCCTTATGATCCAGATGATTGAAATAAAAATCCAATTTATGGTGTTGACTTTGATATCCACCCTTCTGCCAAGGGATATAAAAAAATGGCACAAGCTTTACTCTATAAATTAGCTTTAGATCAAAGTGAAGATGCTGATTTAAATAATGTAGATATTGCTTTTTTACAAAAAGACAAAAATGATTACAGACGTGTTTTAGATATTGCAACAAATCAGGAAATTATTAGCAAAGTTAATGACAAATCTGTGCTTGAAACTTCAGATTTTGAAACTCAAAATGAGAAACAGTTAGCCAATTATCAAGGTAATGCCCAAAACATGTTTGTGGCTTTTTTAGACACTGATAGTGTCATTGAAAAATGAATTATTGGTTTAATATCAAAAAGTGATGATTTTCAATCAATTGCAAATGTATTTTTAAAACAAAATACCAGTGATGATCGTAGTCAAACAAAAGAGTTTTTAAGACAACTTGCTCAAAGTCCTATTTTAAATCAAATCCTTGCAGCTCTAAAATCATACATTCAAGAAGTTAAAGATAAAAACTTATGGGATAAAGTTACCTTCGAATCTCTCATTGATGGAATTAGTCGGAAATTTTTATTAGAAGGTGGACTGCCTGCGCTTATTAATTTTGTACTTAGCAATGAATGACTTTCCAAGCAACGCGGACCCTTAAAAGATGCACTATACAAAACTGTTTTTAGTAGTGTATCAATCCAAAATCGAGTTTTATCACTTTTTGATGATAGCTCAGATAGTGGAAATTGAAGGGTAATTTTTGAATTTGACTCTGTTAAAACTTTATTTAGTAAAGTTTTAGATGAACTTTTAGACAAAGGTGAAGAATATAAAAACTCTACCAATTTTGCTGGTTTGGTAACAAATTTTGTTAAAAATGAGGCCAACCAAAGTGCAATTATTGATTTTGTTCAAAATTTTAGTACCGATGCGCTTAAACAACCTATATTTACCACTTTATTAGTTAATTTAGTTGATAAAAAGGCTAATTTAGGTCTTACTGAACAAGAAAAAGTTGGCATTAGTTCGGCACTTTTAGGACTTGCTGAAAACATCACTGCTACTAAAACCTTTAAAAATTTAGCAAGAACTGTTACCATTACTTTGATAAACAATTTAAAAAGTATTGATTCAACTTTTGATAGACAAAAGTTGACACAAATGTTTTTAACAACTTTGGGAACAAGTTTTAAAAATTTTTTCACCAATAAAGATAATTTATATACATTAGTACAAGACTTATTGCAAACCAAGTTAAGAGATAAACAAGTTGAAATTCTTTCAAAACTATTACAACGTACTAGTTGGCTTATTTCGACTTTAGATCTTTCAACTTTTTATAATCCAGATGCTCAAAACTATGCTGTTGTAAAAGTTGTCTTTGATAGTGCCAAAGAATTTTTACAAGAAAACAGTTTTGCCCAAATTAATAATCTTTTTGCTATTGCACTTAAAGACTTTTTTATCACTAACCGAGATAAATATGTCAAAGCTGTTGATTTTGATAGTTTTGTGTTTCAATTGGTGGCCCACAATTCTGAGCAGCTCAAAAAAATTATTTATGATTTTTTAGCTGCTCAAGGTAGCAAAGATAATTTTAACAATGCTGTTGCAACACTATTATCTGGATTGCTAGATAAATATAATTATAAACCTGAAACCAAAACTACAATTTCTAAAATTATTAAGGCAATTTTGCAAGATTTTTCAAGACATGGCAAAGATAATGATGATAACATTATAAATTTATTACTAAATAGATTTGCTACAGAAATGAGAATTTATGTCGCTAATAACAATGGCAAGCAAGATGTTATAGAAAATGATTATAACAAAAGTGACAACCAAAGTAAAAGAACAACTTTTGCAAGCAAATATGATACTTTGCGTCGCAAATTAAATTTTAATGATTTTTTAACCAGCTTTGCTCAGAGCACTTTAAAAGATTCAACTTTTTTAAGAAAAACTCTCAAATCATTTGCTCAAATTTTTAATAACAAAGATGTTAAACAAGCAATAACCTCAGCTGAGTTAGCAGATGCTATTTTTGATATTTTGCAATCTCAACAAGTAACAGATTTTTTCAAAAATAGCATTCATATAGGTAAAATTGATATAAATTTAAACCAAGAACTTGCAGATATTATAGGAAAGTTTTTAAAATCTGAAGAACTTCACAAACTACTAAAAGCTGGGATAGATTTTATTTTTAATGTTGAAAATCTTGATAAATATACAACATTATCTCAATTATTACTTGAATTTTTAAAGGAAAACCGTTCTCTAGTTGATGATGCTATTGCAGTTTTTGTTGATAAAAGTGATGTCTTTAATTCAATTAATTCAATTTTAGACAAACTACTAAAAGCCAATAATATTAATTTAGCAAATTCTCAATTAGAAACATTAAAAACCATTATTAAGGATTTAGCTCATGAAACTAGATTGGCAATTGAGTCCAAAAGTAAACAAGAAGCTCCAAAAAGATATAGCCCTCAAACTATAAGTGCCATAATTGGTGTGGTCACAACTACTTTGTTAAGCAATGATGGTCAAGATTTTAATAATAGTTTAATTGATTTAACATCCAGTCTTATTTATGATATTAGTAATATTTACTTTAAAAAAGATGGAAGTCAAAGTTCATCAGAGCACCAAAAACTTAGTGCACAAAATCTTTTAGATTTAGTTAAAGGATTTTTAAAGAGTGATTTTGCAACGAATTTATTTAAACAAAAATTCGGTGATGCAAGAGGGCAAAATCTTAAAGAATTAATTTTATTTTTCCTTGAAACAAATGGTGCAAGTCAGTTTGTGCAATCAGTTTTTGAATTAATTGCAGAGCAAACAATTAGCAAAGATGAATCACTTTTTAGTGTCTTGAAAAAAGTTGTTGAAAATGAAAAATTTACATCTGCCTTTGTAGATTTTGTTAAACAAATTGATGATAATCAACTTGCGCAAAAAACCAAGTCACTTTTAGATGAAATGCTAGGTGTTACTTTAGATCAATCTCAAATTACTTCATTTTTTAAATGAACTAAATTAATTTTAACTGATAATTTAAAAAATGAAGATCATAATTATAGTAATGCAAATGATTTAGTTAAAATTTTGAGCAAAATTTTAGCTAAATTATTCGAACAAAGAGCACAAAATCGAAGTTTTGATCTTAGTGAGTTAGCAAATGAGTTTGCAAATGAAGATTTTATAGTTAATTTTATTAAGCAATTAGCAGCAACATTGAGTAATGTTGATGAAGAAGACAAGACAAATATTG
It encodes the following:
- a CDS encoding SGNH/GDSL hydrolase family protein, whose protein sequence is MNKDKKFILHKPIKVLLGTAAIGVATCVVAACNVRKSEEHVGAKELEAVKYENTLVKQVKYLAIGDSLTAGFNLDSGVDSRGNLVNKTVSGLSYPAFFAHYLQKINPDSLVTFDNLALSGTTVKNWLYLLEPQNSTYAKFDKTFLKYANNIDKLTNSPYGKQISDIFGNFDLPDYPKFVQKIKDANLLTFTLGANDLFQSLNLSYLTSLSDNQSFKTVLANKVKQDIARALVEIKANLTKLVEKLKEINPKLKISVLGYKDLNNTAIKFISYLLKNEFGFELEYGHSVIAELNKNTQEMALEKGINYIDPYDPDDWNKNPIYGVDFDIHPSAKGYKKMAQALLYKLALDQSEDADLNNVDIAFLQKDKNDYRRVLDIATNQEIISKVNDKSVLETSDFETQNEKQLANYQGNAQNMFVAFLDTDSVIEKWIIGLISKSDDFQSIANVFLKQNTSDDRSQTKEFLRQLAQSPILNQILAALKSYIQEVKDKNLWDKVTFESLIDGISRKFLLEGGLPALINFVLSNEWLSKQRGPLKDALYKTVFSSVSIQNRVLSLFDDSSDSGNWRVIFEFDSVKTLFSKVLDELLDKGEEYKNSTNFAGLVTNFVKNEANQSAIIDFVQNFSTDALKQPIFTTLLVNLVDKKANLGLTEQEKVGISSALLGLAENITATKTFKNLARTVTITLINNLKSIDSTFDRQKLTQMFLTTLGTSFKNFFTNKDNLYTLVQDLLQTKLRDKQVEILSKLLQRTSWLISTLDLSTFYNPDAQNYAVVKVVFDSAKEFLQENSFAQINNLFAIALKDFFITNRDKYVKAVDFDSFVFQLVAHNSEQLKKIIYDFLAAQGSKDNFNNAVATLLSGLLDKYNYKPETKTTISKIIKAILQDFSRHGKDNDDNIINLLLNRFATEMRIYVANNNGKQDVIENDYNKSDNQSKRTTFASKYDTLRRKLNFNDFLTSFAQSTLKDSTFLRKTLKSFAQIFNNKDVKQAITSAELADAIFDILQSQQVTDFFKNSIHIGKIDINLNQELADIIGKFLKSEELHKLLKAGIDFIFNVENLDKYTTLSQLLLEFLKENRSLVDDAIAVFVDKSDVFNSINSILDKLLKANNINLANSQLETLKTIIKDLAHETRLAIESKSKQEAPKRYSPQTISAIIGVVTTTLLSNDGQDFNNSLIDLTSSLIYDISNIYFKKDGSQSSSEHQKLSAQNLLDLVKGFLKSDFATNLFKQKFGDARGQNLKELILFFLETNGASQFVQSVFELIAEQTISKDESLFSVLKKVVENEKFTSAFVDFVKQIDDNQLAQKTKSLLDEMLGVTLDQSQITSFFKWTKLILTDNLKNEDHNYSNANDLVKILSKILAKLFEQRAQNRSFDLSELANEFANEDFIVNFIKQLAATLSNVDEEDKTNIGKLIISILGSQTVQNSIKNSINSSSVFANLSDEAKDSLLTFIKDMITNEKNVDLIVGLISTVGENSAQYKNENKLSSFLKLIIKNPKFKEKLVTYINSIDISKHKKYLATILNSLLGSSVIKDEQVGSFLKWIKLILTNNIDGKQHIYADGNSLINKIIDTLDKLLDTTGPFNIDSVKASFTSEEFLVDLLKQLATTFIDSNDSNNINRIDTNDRRNIAQMIVSILDSSFISKTIDSLDLSSLQTYLGNNSQEDVQAIKNFIKELIKQPGNVDFIESILSQVAQNINEYNNVHNIVDVLKHVISHNKDLITKYLWQVIDFAVNNKGMSKVFAKIIAKQLKLDTQKMTDSDYEPISNFLKGLVDRADKSDIVVDILNGMVNQINSINKFDASFFAKLFSSISGGQLFDFDFVIKINGELNKAANSDVTSWKKLDNTSPNSPFNAKTFAGFFDTILAKAPKWDRANENDGSIILKALNNIKYTGIDYSALIFGGSKAKAQATQLSSIADIFKQIYVSVKDSITIDNFRDTPEGRSLYRLMFLTLFYAYESQFKGASHAVREYGFYSATLGKSTATVKIFNAFKSAVSSRESYKGKYDEFIDKIHGEAIKGRAWWGKIYWYDNTNVKSSDMVTMIFYNQSENRFKNTTHEPKLKDQIIEQIRQGYFDTNLN